A part of Pseudomonadota bacterium genomic DNA contains:
- a CDS encoding YbdK family carboxylate-amine ligase: MVFVPDFIGSRSYTMGVELELQLLDPVTLNLVPAAGRVLDNVPEMMQKRIKPEFIQSMVEVATGVCEDINEVEEDLRESLASLTDLCGQSGCMFFASSLHPFARYQDQLLTPGERYAALMAELQIAGRRMISQGLHVHIGLPDGETAIRVCDAIRPYLPLLLAMTTSSPYFGNVDTGYASYRSRLLDGLSRSGLPYTFRTWDRFRELITDLHRAHLITDVRDIWWDVRPHPDFGTVEIRICDLPVRFTEISAVAALIQALVKTLAETTFLPTFPRLEIINNNKWQAARYGIDGRYVDLERVSVPLTIREAIVDLLAKVRQSSELLGTSARLNGIYEILVHGTGSMKMRTVYDRCKDHHQVIRTLAGDFFN, from the coding sequence ATGGTATTCGTCCCGGATTTTATCGGCAGCAGATCATACACCATGGGCGTTGAGTTGGAGCTGCAGCTTCTCGACCCTGTCACCCTGAACCTGGTGCCCGCAGCCGGGAGAGTGCTGGACAATGTCCCGGAAATGATGCAAAAAAGGATCAAGCCGGAATTTATCCAATCGATGGTGGAGGTCGCAACCGGTGTCTGTGAAGATATTAATGAAGTTGAAGAAGATCTGAGAGAATCGCTGGCGTCTCTTACCGATCTTTGTGGTCAGTCCGGATGCATGTTCTTTGCATCGAGCCTGCATCCCTTTGCCAGATACCAGGACCAGCTTCTGACCCCTGGAGAGCGCTACGCAGCATTGATGGCGGAATTGCAGATTGCCGGCAGGCGCATGATCAGTCAGGGGCTGCATGTCCATATCGGACTCCCCGATGGTGAAACGGCGATCAGGGTTTGTGACGCCATTCGCCCCTATTTGCCGTTGCTTCTTGCCATGACCACTTCATCACCTTATTTCGGCAATGTCGATACCGGCTACGCCTCATATCGGTCCCGGCTTCTTGACGGGCTCTCCCGCTCCGGTCTGCCCTATACCTTCAGAACCTGGGACCGCTTCAGGGAACTGATAACCGACCTGCACCGGGCCCACCTGATCACCGATGTCCGGGATATCTGGTGGGATGTCAGGCCCCATCCTGATTTCGGCACCGTCGAGATCCGGATATGTGATCTTCCGGTCCGTTTTACCGAGATTTCAGCTGTTGCCGCACTCATTCAGGCCCTGGTCAAAACCCTTGCGGAAACGACATTTCTGCCGACCTTTCCCCGGCTGGAGATCATCAACAACAACAAATGGCAGGCTGCCCGATACGGAATTGACGGGAGGTATGTCGACCTGGAGAGGGTTTCCGTCCCTCTGACGATCAGAGAAGCCATTGTCGACCTGCTGGCAAAAGTTCGTCAAAGTTCCGAACTGCTTGGAACCTCCGCGAGATTGAACGGTATTTATGAGATTCTGGTCCACGGCACCGGAAGCATGAAAATGAGAACTGTGTATGATCGATGCAAGGATCACCACCAGGTGATCCGTACACTTGCCGGAGATTTTTTCAATTGA
- a CDS encoding amidohydrolase, whose amino-acid sequence MSYFTVSDTLYSWMVEIRRHIHMYPELSFQEKQTGAFICSKLDELGIPYRSEIGGSGVLATVGHGENTRCVALRADMDALPLHENTGLVFSSKNPGVMHACGHDGHIAILLGAASLLKEMDLPGRVRLIFQPAEEDGGGARMMIRNGALEGVKAIIGGHLDRHFAVGEIAVQPGLICAFTDGFRIEIRGKGGHAAKPHETVDSIVVASLLVMSIQTLVSREINPSLPTVITVGKFSGGTASNVIADKAVLEGTIRTTDRGVRESIKKGLARMVRAMEDLYNAKTEILFIEGYPPIENDPQICRLARSAAEKTVGADRVKGLPYPSMGGEDFSFYLEDVPGCFVRLGGGLEGPVNAPAHSPCFDFDEKALAIGASFMARAAFETLLNIEQVVETGATP is encoded by the coding sequence ATGTCATATTTTACCGTAAGTGACACCTTGTACTCCTGGATGGTCGAGATCCGGAGGCACATTCATATGTATCCGGAGTTGTCTTTCCAGGAAAAACAGACCGGAGCTTTTATCTGCAGTAAACTTGATGAACTCGGGATCCCTTACCGATCGGAAATCGGTGGCTCCGGTGTCCTTGCCACTGTGGGACATGGCGAAAATACCCGGTGCGTCGCCTTAAGGGCGGATATGGATGCCCTCCCCCTGCATGAAAACACCGGGCTGGTGTTTTCATCAAAAAATCCCGGCGTCATGCATGCCTGCGGTCATGACGGTCATATCGCCATTCTCCTGGGAGCCGCCTCCCTGTTGAAAGAGATGGATCTGCCGGGGCGGGTCAGGCTGATCTTTCAACCGGCGGAGGAAGATGGCGGCGGAGCTAGAATGATGATCCGAAATGGCGCCCTGGAGGGAGTCAAAGCCATTATCGGCGGTCATCTTGATCGGCATTTCGCGGTCGGTGAAATCGCGGTCCAGCCTGGCCTGATCTGTGCCTTCACCGATGGTTTCAGAATAGAGATCAGAGGCAAAGGCGGGCACGCGGCCAAACCTCATGAAACCGTTGACAGTATTGTGGTTGCAAGTCTTCTGGTCATGTCGATCCAGACCCTTGTCTCCAGGGAGATCAATCCTTCACTGCCGACTGTGATAACCGTTGGTAAATTTTCCGGCGGGACTGCCTCAAATGTGATTGCTGATAAAGCCGTTCTTGAGGGAACCATCCGGACCACTGATCGAGGAGTCAGGGAGAGTATTAAAAAAGGTCTGGCCAGAATGGTCAGGGCCATGGAGGATCTTTACAACGCCAAAACGGAAATACTCTTTATTGAAGGGTACCCGCCGATAGAAAATGATCCGCAAATCTGTCGTCTGGCCCGGTCTGCCGCAGAAAAAACCGTGGGCGCTGACCGGGTGAAGGGCTTGCCGTATCCAAGTATGGGCGGTGAGGACTTTTCTTTTTATCTTGAAGATGTTCCCGGCTGCTTTGTGCGACTCGGCGGGGGCCTTGAAGGCCCTGTTAATGCACCGGCACACAGCCCCTGTTTTGATTTTGATGAAAAAGCCCTGGCAATCGGAGCGTCATTCATGGCCAGGGCCGCCTTTGAAACCCTGCTGAACATTGAGCAGGTAGTGGAAACCGGGGCAACTCCCTAA
- a CDS encoding HAMP domain-containing histidine kinase — translation MTILDLVSQKIMIHKGEILNEGLDHINLELVALLALENAVNKENRIVNSIVVASSGEPADFSLLSKQLSAAFNDIWAINKRYHVPELFAGFEEAEQDEKGLEYLLKEKQKQLQQGQEHLNSLLAAGSFSEAVAFKKNFYVNELGGEFVKIIDNWIIQEKKELSESKKEHDQYVRFHMTMMNSIGFIFITILFWLSYSLNKTIGSRLDKLVEHTRLLAKGNFRKKIEISGKDELAGLAVSFNEMTTKLARTQDRLLEQSYQSGMSEVAADILHNVKNSFSGITSGCEKINTLIRKSRTGNIRKAVKELLARNGKCSDPSYTELLEYIDLATETTEQQFEKIQVANKQIESTAYIINSILTDQHRYTQVTHPVQWCDLYEIFSETLPLLKPACRNKVEIEVDPFLKDSGEILTHRIVFIQIVTNILTNGIESIMRSGIDNGLLSISASVEKDSGSEMIHLVFKDNGEGIKPERFELLFKRGRSSKKDSEHSGLGLHWVANTLSGMGGRIYAESDGAGKGATFHLLVPRASSNETAAFEHA, via the coding sequence ATGACCATTCTGGATTTGGTCTCACAAAAAATCATGATCCATAAAGGCGAGATCTTGAATGAAGGGCTTGACCACATCAATCTCGAACTCGTTGCCCTGTTGGCCCTTGAAAATGCTGTCAACAAAGAGAACAGGATTGTAAACAGCATTGTGGTCGCATCATCCGGTGAGCCGGCGGATTTCTCTCTTCTTTCAAAACAGCTGTCCGCCGCTTTTAATGATATCTGGGCGATCAACAAGCGATATCATGTCCCTGAACTTTTTGCCGGTTTCGAGGAAGCGGAACAGGATGAGAAAGGGCTCGAATATCTTCTCAAGGAGAAACAAAAGCAGCTGCAGCAGGGCCAGGAGCATTTGAATTCACTTCTTGCCGCCGGCAGTTTCTCTGAAGCAGTGGCTTTCAAAAAGAATTTTTATGTCAATGAACTCGGCGGAGAATTTGTTAAAATCATTGACAACTGGATCATTCAGGAAAAGAAGGAGCTCTCGGAATCCAAAAAAGAGCACGACCAGTATGTCCGGTTTCATATGACAATGATGAACAGCATCGGCTTTATCTTTATCACGATTCTCTTCTGGTTATCCTATTCGCTCAATAAAACGATCGGCAGCAGGCTGGATAAGCTGGTCGAGCATACCCGGTTGCTGGCAAAAGGAAATTTTCGAAAAAAAATCGAGATTTCAGGCAAGGATGAACTGGCCGGACTTGCCGTTTCCTTTAACGAAATGACAACCAAACTTGCCCGAACCCAGGACAGATTGCTCGAACAGTCCTATCAATCGGGCATGTCTGAAGTTGCGGCGGATATTCTTCACAATGTAAAAAACTCATTCTCCGGGATTACTTCCGGATGCGAGAAAATCAACACTCTCATCCGGAAATCCAGAACCGGGAACATCCGCAAGGCGGTCAAGGAATTGCTGGCCAGGAACGGAAAATGTTCCGACCCCAGCTACACGGAACTTCTCGAATACATCGATCTTGCAACCGAGACCACTGAACAGCAATTTGAAAAAATCCAGGTTGCAAACAAACAGATTGAGTCGACGGCGTACATCATCAATTCTATTCTGACCGATCAGCACAGATATACCCAGGTTACCCATCCGGTCCAGTGGTGTGATCTGTACGAAATATTCAGTGAAACCCTGCCCCTGCTGAAACCGGCATGCAGAAACAAGGTGGAAATCGAAGTTGATCCGTTCCTGAAAGATTCCGGCGAAATACTCACCCACCGGATCGTGTTCATCCAGATTGTAACCAACATTCTGACCAATGGCATCGAATCAATCATGAGAAGCGGGATTGACAATGGGCTTCTCTCAATATCCGCATCCGTTGAAAAAGATTCCGGTTCAGAAATGATCCATCTGGTGTTCAAAGATAACGGGGAGGGAATCAAACCGGAACGGTTCGAATTGCTCTTCAAAAGAGGCCGCAGCAGCAAAAAAGATTCGGAACACAGCGGGCTTGGACTCCATTGGGTTGCCAATACCCTGTCCGGGATGGGAGGCAGAATTTATGCCGAAAGTGACGGCGCAGGGAAGGGGGCAACATTCCACCTGCTGGTTCCCAGGGCCTCCTCAAATGAAACAGCGGCTTTTGAACATGCATAG
- a CDS encoding LuxR C-terminal-related transcriptional regulator, translating to MKTKKVLNLLVVDDEKEIHDLFRDILGGESPPSLHRVDELAMRLFNDKPKPSASDYNDYSYHIHCCSQGDEAVALFRETSARGERFAVAFIDMRMPPGPDGLSTAEQIRELDPEVNIVFVTAYTDVDPYEISGRIRPADKFLFLHKPLHHHEIVQLARALTAKWVAERRLKELNLNLEREVAERTAEIADINTALKVLLKQRDDDMKRMDRLMEETDEKLLFNVQVMTSPSISSLKESGLNKRQMELVEIIENNLEEIVSPTMKRMSQKGVNFTASELNIANLIKQGKTTKEIAYILNLGTRTVEFHRANIRKKLELTHEKENLKSILLSMN from the coding sequence ATGAAAACCAAAAAGGTTCTTAATCTGCTGGTTGTTGATGATGAGAAGGAGATTCACGATCTGTTCCGGGATATTCTCGGTGGAGAGAGCCCCCCTTCATTACATCGGGTCGATGAACTGGCCATGCGCCTTTTTAACGACAAACCGAAGCCTTCTGCTTCCGACTACAACGATTACTCTTATCATATTCATTGCTGCAGTCAGGGTGACGAAGCGGTGGCCCTGTTCCGTGAAACCTCTGCCAGGGGTGAGCGCTTCGCTGTCGCCTTTATCGATATGCGGATGCCTCCCGGGCCCGATGGCCTGTCGACCGCGGAACAGATCAGAGAACTTGATCCGGAAGTAAACATTGTTTTCGTTACCGCGTACACCGATGTTGATCCCTATGAAATCTCCGGCAGAATCCGACCCGCGGATAAATTTCTCTTTCTCCACAAACCGCTTCATCACCACGAAATAGTGCAGCTCGCCAGAGCACTCACCGCCAAATGGGTGGCGGAAAGAAGACTGAAGGAATTAAATCTCAACCTTGAAAGGGAAGTTGCGGAAAGAACGGCTGAAATCGCCGACATCAATACTGCCCTGAAAGTGCTGTTGAAACAGCGTGATGACGATATGAAGCGCATGGACCGGCTGATGGAAGAAACCGATGAAAAACTGCTCTTCAATGTCCAGGTTATGACCTCGCCTTCGATCAGCAGCCTGAAGGAGAGCGGCTTAAATAAGCGACAGATGGAACTTGTTGAAATAATTGAAAATAATCTTGAAGAGATTGTGTCTCCAACCATGAAGAGAATGTCCCAGAAAGGGGTGAATTTTACCGCCTCCGAACTGAATATTGCCAACCTCATCAAACAGGGAAAAACAACCAAAGAGATCGCTTACATTTTGAATCTCGGCACCAGAACAGTGGAGTTTCACAGGGCGAACATCCGCAAGAAGCTTGAATTGACTCATGAGAAGGAGAACCTGAAATCAATCCTTCTTTCCATGAATTAA